A DNA window from Rhizobium jaguaris contains the following coding sequences:
- a CDS encoding cyclic nucleotide-binding domain-containing protein — MALNDDIRLLSQLPLFHGMGDEPLRLIAFGADRRHVAAGLTLFREKSPAECAYVVTRGSFELSTVDAAGQPHVEATVQAGTMLSELALVTLVERKYTAVALEDSDVMRITRALFLRLIEEYPDAGLLIQNRVRENFAVLAKQAAALLHRFS; from the coding sequence ATGGCGCTCAATGACGATATCCGTCTGCTGTCGCAACTGCCGCTGTTCCACGGCATGGGCGACGAGCCGTTGCGGCTGATCGCCTTCGGCGCCGACCGCCGGCATGTCGCGGCTGGCCTGACCCTCTTCCGGGAAAAATCGCCGGCCGAATGTGCCTATGTCGTCACTCGCGGCAGTTTCGAGCTGAGCACCGTCGACGCTGCGGGGCAACCGCATGTCGAAGCCACCGTGCAGGCTGGCACCATGCTCTCAGAGCTGGCGCTGGTGACGCTGGTGGAGCGCAAATATACCGCGGTGGCGCTGGAGGATTCCGATGTCATGCGCATTACGCGCGCGCTGTTTCTCCGGCTGATCGAGGAATATCCCGACGCCGGCCTTCTCATCCAAAACCGCGTCCGCGAAAATTTCGCCGTCCTCGCCAAGCAGGCAGCCGCCTTGCTTCACCGGTTTTCTTGA
- a CDS encoding exodeoxyribonuclease III translates to MGFSIATWNINSVRLRMPIIEQFVMQHRPDILCLQETKVPNELFPLPPLRALGYEHIIVHGQKGYHGVAIVSRIPLTEDHRQDYCNVGDARHISAIFHRGNRRIRLHNFYVPAGGDEPDRTINPKFGHKLDFIDEMKRLHANAELNTSAILVGDLNIAPLEHDVWSHKQLLKIVSHTPVETDGLIEVMKRGAWLDLMRQQVPENEKLYTWWSYRAKDWEAADRGRRLDHIWSSSDIGPLLQRIDILKAARGWDRPSDHVPVTAHFNL, encoded by the coding sequence ATGGGATTTTCGATTGCGACTTGGAACATCAATTCGGTGCGGCTGCGCATGCCGATCATCGAGCAATTCGTGATGCAGCACCGGCCCGATATTCTCTGCCTGCAGGAGACCAAGGTCCCGAACGAGCTTTTCCCGCTGCCGCCTTTGAGGGCGCTGGGCTACGAGCACATCATTGTCCATGGACAGAAGGGCTATCATGGCGTCGCGATCGTCTCGCGCATTCCGTTGACCGAGGATCATCGGCAGGATTATTGCAACGTCGGCGATGCCCGGCATATCTCGGCGATCTTCCATCGTGGCAACCGGCGTATCCGGCTGCATAATTTCTACGTTCCGGCCGGCGGCGACGAGCCGGATCGGACGATCAACCCCAAGTTCGGTCACAAGCTCGACTTCATCGACGAGATGAAGAGGCTGCATGCCAATGCCGAGCTGAATACCTCGGCAATCCTCGTCGGCGATCTCAACATCGCACCGCTCGAACATGACGTCTGGTCGCACAAGCAATTGCTGAAGATCGTCAGCCACACGCCGGTCGAAACCGACGGGTTGATCGAGGTGATGAAACGCGGCGCCTGGCTCGATCTGATGCGCCAGCAGGTGCCGGAAAACGAAAAGCTCTATACTTGGTGGAGCTATCGCGCCAAGGATTGGGAAGCAGCCGACCGCGGCCGGCGTCTCGACCATATCTGGTCATCATCCGATATCGGCCCGCTCCTGCAGCGCATCGATATCCTGAAGGCCGCACGCGGCTGGGACCGCCCGTCCGACCATGTGCCGGTAACGGCACATTTCAATCTCTGA
- a CDS encoding outer-membrane lipoprotein carrier protein LolA, with translation MKKFDAQPSTHLSLTRRHFLGAMVVAGAASVAPVAAAFAQQSVALNPDIAQAIADHFSSIKTMKGGFLQIGPRGDQLSGSFFIQRPGKLRFNYDPPSRMRVICDGNNVQVINDQTHTNNMYQLSKTPLSLLLANKIDLSADMVRNVDAQPDLTKITLGNRTVFGDATIAMIFDSKTYDLRQWTVIDPQGKTTDVIVNNVKTNLSFDDSVFRIDYSGTSR, from the coding sequence ATGAAAAAGTTTGATGCGCAGCCCTCGACCCACCTGAGCCTCACTCGCCGTCATTTCCTCGGCGCTATGGTGGTGGCGGGCGCGGCAAGCGTGGCACCCGTCGCGGCGGCCTTCGCGCAGCAGTCGGTTGCTCTCAATCCCGACATTGCACAGGCGATCGCCGATCATTTCTCGTCCATCAAGACCATGAAGGGCGGCTTCCTGCAGATCGGACCGCGCGGTGACCAGCTGAGCGGCAGCTTTTTCATCCAGCGTCCCGGCAAGCTGCGCTTCAACTATGATCCGCCGTCACGCATGCGCGTCATCTGCGACGGCAACAACGTCCAGGTCATCAACGACCAGACGCACACGAACAACATGTATCAGCTCTCGAAGACGCCGCTGAGCCTGTTGCTCGCCAACAAGATCGACCTCTCCGCCGACATGGTGCGCAATGTCGATGCGCAGCCCGACCTTACCAAGATCACACTCGGCAACCGCACCGTCTTCGGTGATGCGACCATCGCCATGATCTTCGATTCCAAGACTTACGATCTGCGCCAATGGACGGTCATCGACCCTCAGGGCAAGACGACCGATGTCATCGTCAACAATGTGAAGACCAATCTTTCCTTCGACGACAGCGTCTTCCGGATCGATTATTCCGGCACGAGCCGGTGA